One segment of Cutaneotrichosporon cavernicola HIS019 DNA, chromosome: 4 DNA contains the following:
- the ALA1 gene encoding uncharacterized protein (Catalyzes the attachment of alanine to tRNA(Ala) in a two-step reaction alanine is first activated by ATP to form Ala- AMP and then transferred to the acceptor end of tRNA(Ala). Also edits incorrectly charged tRNA(Ala) via its editing domain) has product MSMANSKPDVPSTPPAKWPSPEDWPASKVRQTFIDYFVNSPGFEHTFWPSSGAIPFDDDTLLFANAGMNQYKPLFLGTADPKSDLSKLIRAVNSQKCIRAGGKHNDLDDVGKDTYHHTFFEMLGNWSFGNYFKVGAITMAWDLLTRVYGLPKDRLYVTYFEGDAAQGLEPDLETKQIWRDMGVPESNILSGNAQDNFWEMGATGPCGPCSEIHFDRIGGRNAAHLVNMDDPDVLEIWNNVFIQYNREANGDLRSLPAKHIDTGMGFERLVSVLHDVRSNYDTDVFLPIFKKIQELTNAREYQGKLGAEDEGDIDTAYRVIADHIRTLTIAISDGGVPDKDGRGYVLRRILRRGVRYASNKFNVEIGTFFSSLVDTTVETLKEIFPEVTKKIPELKEILDEEEQSFARTLKRGEVLFNKYAEAAVSDGTKTLQGRDTWRLYDTYGFPVDLTQIMAEERGLKIDEKAFEEARLKSLEASKAGSKKAAAGGVKLDVHDLGALEANDAVPKTDDDAKFERGDVEAKIKAIYQNGKFVKSTKELPEGEAFGILLDKTNFYAESGGQEYDTGVIAIDGQAEFKVEDVQVYNGYVLHVGTLSEGELKVDDEVIANYDELRRWPLRNNHTGTHILNYALRRVLPGDIDQKGSLVAPNRLRFDFSHNKAIVPAELGQVEAICNEWIKKAAPVYSKELPLEIARQIPGLRAVFGERYPDPVRVVSIEFDLNEVEKDLSNPKWAESSIEFCGGTHVKKTDEIKDFVIIEEGSIAKGIRRIVAVTGHEAADVQRKGAEFAKKLERIGGLEGKEREAALKPFIPELDQAGVGLLTKHRLAERHSKLTQELAAAQKAQMAADQKVLTDAVIKFFAENPNENVFVGAFDLGSNPKVLQAGTAAATKAGKAAYIISTDQAAGKVAHTNALPKATVSKAFDCKLWLAEVSKVLGGKGGGKPESATGVGSNLDKVGEAVAAATKMYKDKVEA; this is encoded by the exons ATGTCGATGGCAAACTCCAAGCCTGACGTTCCTtcgacgccgcccgccAAGTGGCCCTCCCCGGAGGACTGGCCGGCCTCCAAGGTCCGCCAGACCTTTATTGACTACTTTGTCAACAGCCCCGGCTTTGAGCACACCTTCTGGCCCTCGAGCGGCGCCATTCCgtttgacgacgacacACTCCTTTTCGCCAACGCC GGTATGAACCAGTACAAGCCGCTGTTCCTCGGCACGGCCGACCCCAAGTCGGATCTGTCCAAGCTCATCCGCGCGGTCAACTCGCAGAAGTGCATCCGCGCTGGTGGCAAGCACAACG AtcttgacgacgtcggcaaggACACGTACCACCACACCTTCTTTGAGATGCTTGGCAACTGGTCGTTCGGCAACTACTTCAAGGTCGGCGCCATCACGATGGCGTGGGACCTTCTCACCCGTGTCTACGGTCTTCCCAAGGACCGTCTTTACGTGACCTACTTTGAgggcgacgccgcgcaggGCCTGGAGCCTGACCTCGAGACAAA GCAGATCTGGCGCGACATGGGTGTGCCGGAGAGCAACATCCTTTCCGGCAACGCCCAGGACAACTTCTGGG AGATGGGTGCTACAGGCCCTTGCGGACCCTGCTCTGAGATTCACTTTGACCGCATCGGCGGACGTAAcgccgcgcacctcgtcaacatGGACGACCCAgacgtcctcgagatcTGGAACAACGTTTTCATCCAGTACAACCGTGAGGCCAACGGCGACCTCCGCTCCCTCCCGGCCAAGCACATCGACACTGGTATGGGCTTTGAGCGTCTCGTTTCGGTCCTCCACGACGTCCGCTCCAACTACGACACGGACGTCTTCCTGCCCATCTTCAAGAAGATCCAGGAGCTTACCAACGCCCGCGAGTACCagggcaagctcggcgccgaggacgagggcgataTTGACACTGCGTACCGTGTCATCGCGGACCACATCCGTACCCTCACCATCGCCATCTCGGACGGTGGTGTGCCTGACAAGGACGGCCGTGGCTACGTTCTCCGCCGCATTCTCCGCCGCGGTGTGCGCTACGCGAGCAACAAGTTCAACGTCGAGATTGGCACTTTCTTTTCCTCGCTTGTCGACACCACCGTCGAGACCCTCAAGGAGATCTTCCCCGAGGTGACCAAGAAGATTCCTGAGCTTAAGGAGATCcttgatgaggaggagcagtCATTCGCAAGAACTCtcaagcgcggcgaggtccTGTTCAACAAGTACGCTGAGGCGGCGGTTTCGGATGGCACCAAGACCCTCCAGGGCCGCGACACCTGGCGTCTGTACGACACCTACGGCTTCCCCGTCGACCTGACCCAGAtcatggccgaggagcgtggCCTCAAGATCGACGAGAAGGCGTTCGAGGAGGCTCGCCTCAAGTCGCTCGAGGCGTCCAAGGCTGGTAGCAAGAAGGCGGCTGCTGGTGgtgtcaagctcgacgtccACGACCTCGGTGCGCTTGAGGCCAACGACGCCGTTCCCAagaccgacgacgacgccaagtttgagcgcggcgatgtcgaggccaagatcaaggCCATCTACCAGAACGGCAAGTTTGTCAAGTCAACCAAGGAGCTGccagagggcgaggcgttTGGCATCCTGCTCGACAAGACCAACTTCTATGCCGAGTCTGGTGGCCAGGAGTACGACACTGGTGTGATTGCCATCGACGGCCAGGCCGAGttcaaggtcgaggacgtgcaGGTGTACAACGGCTACGTACTGCACGTCGGCACCCTGTCCGAGGGCGAGCTTAAGGTCGACGATGAAGTGATTGCCAACtacgacgagctgcgccgcTGGCCATTGCGCAACAACCACACCGGTACCCACATCCTCAACTACGCTCTGCGCAGGGTGCTCCCCGGTGACATTGACCAGAAGGGATCGCTTGTTGCACCCAACCGCCTGCGTTTTGACTTCTCGCACAACAAGGCGATTGTACCGGCTGAGCTCGgccaggtcgaggccatctGTAACGAGTGGATCAAGAAGGCGGCACCAGTGTACTCGAAGGAGCTTCCTCTCGAGATCGCCCGCCAGATCCCTGGGCTGCGCGCCGTCTTCGGCGAGCGGTACCCGGACCCTGTGCGCGTCGTGTCGATCGAATTTGACTTGAACGAGGTTGAGAAGGACCTTTCCAATCCCAAGTGGGCTGAGTCGTCGATCGAGTTCTGCGGTGGCACGCACGTCAAGAAGACggacgagatcaaggacTTTGTCAtcatcgaggagggctCGATTGCCAAGGGCATTCGCCGGATTGTCGCCGTGACTGGGCACGAGGCTGCGGACGTGCAGCGCAAGGGCGCCGAGTTTGCGAAGAAGCTTGAGCGTATTGGAGGactcgagggcaaggagcgcgaggcggctcTCAAGCCCTTCATTCCCGAGCTTGACCAGGCCGGCGTCGGGCTCCTCACGAAGCACCGCCTGGCTGAGCGTCACTCCAAGCTGACCCAGGAGCTCGCGGCGGCTCAGAAGGCCCAGATGGCCGCGGACCAGAAGGTGCTCACCGACGCCGTGATCAAGTTCTTCGCTGAGAACCCCAACGAGAACGTCTTTGTCGGCGCCTTCGACCTCGGCTCCAACCCCAAGGTCCTGCAGGCCGGCACTGCTGCCGCGACAAAGGCCGGCAAGGCGGCGTACATCATCAGCACGGACCAGGCGGCTGGCAAGGTCGCGCACACTAACGCCCTCCCCAAGGCGACAGTGAGCAAGGCGTTCGACTGCAAGCTCTGGCTCGCCGAGGTGTCCAAGGTCCTCGGTGGCAAGGGCGGCGGTAAGCCCGAGAGCGCGACTGGTGTCGGCTccaacctcgacaaggtcggcgaggcggtcgcGGCTGCCACCAAGATGtacaaggacaaggtcgaggcgtAG